Proteins found in one Quercus robur chromosome 2, dhQueRobu3.1, whole genome shotgun sequence genomic segment:
- the LOC126712389 gene encoding uncharacterized protein LOC126712389 translates to MGWKAAQKLIRHWKIVRGDNVMIIRGKDKGETGLIKRVIRSQNRVIVEGKNLVKKHIKQGQGHEGGIFTVEAPLHASNVQVVDPVTGKPCKVGTRYLEDGSKVRVSRGLGASGSIIPRPEILKIRTTPRPTVAGPKDTPMDLVLEKTYDSKTGMGMPSL, encoded by the exons ATGGGTTGGAAAGCGGCTCAGAAACTCATTAGGCATTGGAAGATTGTCAGAGGAGATAAt GTTATGATTATAAGGGGCAAAGACAAAGGTGAGACGGGTCTTATTAAGCGTGTAATTCGCTCGCAGAATCGGGTTATTGTTGAGGGCAAGAATTTG GTAAAGAAACATATTAAACAAGGGCAAGGTCATGAAGGTGGGATCTTTACAGTTGAAGCACCACTGCATGCGTCAAATGTTCAAGTTGTTGATCCAGTGACTGG GAAGCCTTGTAAGGTAGGAACTAGGTATCTTGAAGATGGCAGTAAAGTAAGAGTATCTAGAGGTTTGGGAGCATCTGGTTCCATAATACCTCGTCCAGAGATCTTGAAGATAAGGACAACGCCGAGGCCTACAGTTG CTGGTCCCAAGGATACGCCAATGGATCTCGTGCTGGAGAAGACTTACGATTCTAAAACAGGGATGGGCATGCCAAGCCTCTAG
- the LOC126712390 gene encoding transcription factor E2FC isoform X1, whose product MANDPNPPNQQPGSQFHTHNHNPYAAAAAAAFQGIQPFSFFATNPFPSYSHAAASVAHSATFAELALRQMNELDECEAQTSGQAAIPGQTELANDLPLKPESRTGRKHQTQSKAPKQTKSGTQKTDIANCRYDSSLGLLTKKFISLIQEAKDGTLDLNHTAEILQVQKRRIYDITNVLEGIGLIEKTSKNHIRWKGYGDVGQQELDDQVAALKAENASLYLEECSLDEFIRQKLEFLNALKEGENYQKYLFLTGEDIMSLPCFQNQTLIAIKAPQASNIEVPDPDEQDIGFHQRQCNMTIRSTTGPIDLYLLSKFDSQHESMSVKQAKSPDSSAGNSDHCKEEDAVQPPQVNQNNSSEAFSSPASEVSGIQKIIPLDSGIDNDYWFRTDPKVSTTDLWA is encoded by the exons ATGGCGAACGATCCAAACCCTCCAAATCAACAACCTGGCTCGCAATTCCACACTCACAATCACAATCCCTacgcagcagcagcagcagcagcttTCCAGGGAATTCAACCTTTCTCCTTCTTCGCTACTAATCCCTTTCCCTCCTACTCTCACGCGGCCGCCTCCGTTGCTCATTCCGCCACCTTTGCCGAACTGGCG TTGAGGCAAATGAATGAATTAGATGAGTGTGAGGCCCAGACAAGTGGACAGGCCGCCATCCCCGGACAGACTGAATTAGCAAATGATCTTCCACTTAAACCAGAGTCACGCACTGGTAGAAAGCATCAGACTCAATCAAAGGCTCCAAAACAAACCAAATCTGGGACTCAGAAAACAGATATTG CTAATTGTCGCTATGACAGTTCTTTAG GCTTGTTAACCAAGAAATTTATCAGTTTGATCCAGGAAGCTAAGGATGGCACCCTTGATCTGAACCATACTGCAGAGATACTGCAG GTTCAAAAGCGGAGGATATATGATATTACAAATGTCCTTGAAGGAATAGGATTGATAGAGAAAACTTCAAAGAACCACATACGTTGGAA GGGATATGGCGATGTGGGCCAGCAGGAGCTGGACGATCAAGTTGCTGCACTAAAG GCTGAAAATGCGAGTTTATATCTTGAAGAATGCAGTCTTGATGAATTTATAAG GCAAAAACTAGAGTTTCTGAATGCCCTGAAGGAAGGTGAAAATTATCAAAA GTACCTTTTTTTAACAGGAGAAGATATTATGAGCCTTCCATGCTTCCAg AATCAAACACTTATTGCAATAAAAGCTCCACAGGCAAGTAATATTGAAGTTCCTGATCCCGACGAG CAGGATATTGGTTTCCACCAGAGGCAGTGTAATATGACTATTAGAAGCACCACTGGACCAATTGATTTGTACCTCTTGAG CAAATTTGACAGCCAACATGAAAGTATGAGTGTTAAGCAGGCTAAATCACCAGATTCATCAGCTGGGAATAGTGATCACTGCAAAGAGGAAGATGCAGTGCAGCCACCCCAGGTTAATCAAAACAATTCTTCTGAAGCTTTCAGCTCTCCAGCTTCAGAGGTGTCTGGGATTCAGAAGATTATTCCTTTGGACTCTGGT ATTGACAATGATTACTGGTTCCGAACAGATCCTAAAGTCAGTACTACAGATTTGTGGG CATAA
- the LOC126712390 gene encoding transcription factor E2FC isoform X2 has protein sequence MANDPNPPNQQPGSQFHTHNHNPYAAAAAAAFQGIQPFSFFATNPFPSYSHAAASVAHSATFAELALRQMNELDECEAQTSGQAAIPGQTELANDLPLKPESRTGRKHQTQSKAPKQTKSGTQKTDIANCRYDSSLGLLTKKFISLIQEAKDGTLDLNHTAEILQVQKRRIYDITNVLEGIGLIEKTSKNHIRWKGYGDVGQQELDDQVAALKAENASLYLEECSLDEFIRQKLEFLNALKEGENYQKYLFLTGEDIMSLPCFQNQTLIAIKAPQASNIEVPDPDEDIGFHQRQCNMTIRSTTGPIDLYLLSKFDSQHESMSVKQAKSPDSSAGNSDHCKEEDAVQPPQVNQNNSSEAFSSPASEVSGIQKIIPLDSGIDNDYWFRTDPKVSTTDLWA, from the exons ATGGCGAACGATCCAAACCCTCCAAATCAACAACCTGGCTCGCAATTCCACACTCACAATCACAATCCCTacgcagcagcagcagcagcagcttTCCAGGGAATTCAACCTTTCTCCTTCTTCGCTACTAATCCCTTTCCCTCCTACTCTCACGCGGCCGCCTCCGTTGCTCATTCCGCCACCTTTGCCGAACTGGCG TTGAGGCAAATGAATGAATTAGATGAGTGTGAGGCCCAGACAAGTGGACAGGCCGCCATCCCCGGACAGACTGAATTAGCAAATGATCTTCCACTTAAACCAGAGTCACGCACTGGTAGAAAGCATCAGACTCAATCAAAGGCTCCAAAACAAACCAAATCTGGGACTCAGAAAACAGATATTG CTAATTGTCGCTATGACAGTTCTTTAG GCTTGTTAACCAAGAAATTTATCAGTTTGATCCAGGAAGCTAAGGATGGCACCCTTGATCTGAACCATACTGCAGAGATACTGCAG GTTCAAAAGCGGAGGATATATGATATTACAAATGTCCTTGAAGGAATAGGATTGATAGAGAAAACTTCAAAGAACCACATACGTTGGAA GGGATATGGCGATGTGGGCCAGCAGGAGCTGGACGATCAAGTTGCTGCACTAAAG GCTGAAAATGCGAGTTTATATCTTGAAGAATGCAGTCTTGATGAATTTATAAG GCAAAAACTAGAGTTTCTGAATGCCCTGAAGGAAGGTGAAAATTATCAAAA GTACCTTTTTTTAACAGGAGAAGATATTATGAGCCTTCCATGCTTCCAg AATCAAACACTTATTGCAATAAAAGCTCCACAGGCAAGTAATATTGAAGTTCCTGATCCCGACGAG GATATTGGTTTCCACCAGAGGCAGTGTAATATGACTATTAGAAGCACCACTGGACCAATTGATTTGTACCTCTTGAG CAAATTTGACAGCCAACATGAAAGTATGAGTGTTAAGCAGGCTAAATCACCAGATTCATCAGCTGGGAATAGTGATCACTGCAAAGAGGAAGATGCAGTGCAGCCACCCCAGGTTAATCAAAACAATTCTTCTGAAGCTTTCAGCTCTCCAGCTTCAGAGGTGTCTGGGATTCAGAAGATTATTCCTTTGGACTCTGGT ATTGACAATGATTACTGGTTCCGAACAGATCCTAAAGTCAGTACTACAGATTTGTGGG CATAA
- the LOC126712391 gene encoding uncharacterized protein LOC126712391, producing the protein MSQNNSQSDSIQNPRVTWEGCSVLLDINDGDRLVFARLSAGSTLKIGNKTYSLQPLIGCPFGSLFQVENGDQGHCLARFVPTVEGNNIQEKGDFESQDEIKDNRALVDNNKAQSLTGEEINAMRSQGATGDEIVEALIANSATFEKKTLFSQEKYRLKKQKKYAPKVLLRRPFARSICEAYFKKYPARIGFLRVDALSLLLSMANVTANSDVLVVDMVGGLLTGAVAERLGGTGYVCSTYLGSTPYSIDIVRIFNLSNEICKRIVRSPLTDLSLSQNGTSEQIHQQGDDINMECLSNNQISSSVGTEDITPTENEKSDLISETTVSPVNKTGKSTKAGNKASKQAIDLWKENGFSSLIIAAPELDLWSLLKDLLPLLANSAPFAIYHQYLQPLATCMHNLQLKKMAIGLQISEPWLREYQVLPSRTHPCMQMSAFGGYILSGIKICSSS; encoded by the exons ATGTCCCAAAATAATTCCCAATCCGATtcaattcaaaaccctagagtTACCTGGGAAGGTTGCAGTGTCTTGCTTGACATCAACGATGGCGATCGTTTGGTTTTCGCTCGTCTCTCTGCTGGCTC GACATTGAAAATTGGGAATAAGACTTACTCTCTGCAACCGCTAATTGGTTGTCCTTTTGGTTCTTTGTTTCAAGTCGAAAATGGAGACCAAGGGCATTGTTTGGCTCGCTTTGTTCCAACTGTTGAAG GCAATAATATTCAGGAGAAAGGAGACTTTGAATCACAAGATGAAATCAAAGATAATCGAGCATTagttgataataataaagcCCAAAGCCTAACTGGCGAAGAAATAAATGCAATGCGGAG TCAGGGTGCAACAGGTGATGAAATAGTTGAAGCTCTCATTGCTAATAGTGCaacatttgaaaagaaaacattgTTCTCACAG GAGAAATATAGGCTTAAGAAGCAGAAGAAATATGCACCCAAAGTACTTTTGAGGCGCCCTTTTGCTCGAAG TATATGCGAGGCATACTTCAAGAAATATCCAGCAAGAATTGG ATTCTTGCGAGTGGATGCATtatctcttcttctttccatGGCTAATGTTACTGCAAATTCTGACGTTCTCGTAGTGGATATGGTTGGTGGCCTTCTAACTGGTGCTGTGGCAGAACGATTAGGAG GTACTGGTTATGTTTGCAGTACATATCTTGGAAGCACTCCGTATTCTATTGATATAGTCAGAATATTCAACTTAAGTAATGAAATTTGTAAGAG GATTGTGCGGTCTCCTCTCACTGACCTCTCTTTATCCCAAAATGGAACTTCTGAACAAATTCACCAGCAGGGAGACGACATTAACATGGAATGTCTGTCAAAT AATCAAATATCTTCATCAGTTGGCACGGAAGATATTACTCCTACTGAAAATGAGAAATCAGATCTTATCTCTGAGACCACTGTTTCTCCTGTAAACAAAACGGGCAAGTCCACAAAGGCTGGAAATAAGGCTTCAAAACAAGCCATTGACTTGTGGAAGGAAAATGGTTTTTCTAG CCTAATAATTGCCGCACCAGAGCTGGATCTTTGGAGTCTGCTTAAAGATCTTTTGCCACTCCTAGCAAATTCAGCTCCTTTTGCAATTTATCACCAGTATCTTCAG CCTCTTGCAACTTGCATGCATAATCTGCAGCTTAAGAAGATGGCAATTGGCTTGCAAATTTCAGAACCTTGGTTGCGTGAATACCAG GTGCTGCCTTCACGGACCCATCCATGCATGCAAATGAGTGCATTTGGTGGGTATATTCTTAGTGGGATTAAAATATGTAGCAGCAGCTAA
- the LOC126712392 gene encoding uncharacterized protein LOC126712392: MALLTFLPEPSSSSKTKKQQSKHKKKQQKSNTPQQPPSSWDQIKNLLTCKQMEGSKVHDPSKNGTVGTYSKLGSSCSSICNFKDVVHGNTRVVHRADNSPESSTVGQETGLLSRKPVTSGSSTRSVSGSSRSNGGATYTSSSKGMQFRKLSGCYECHMIVDPSRYPMPRSTMCACSQCGEVFPKIESLELHQAVRHAVSELGPEDSGRNIVEIIFKSSWLKKDNPICKIERILKVHNTQKTIQRFEDCRDAVKNRALTSTRKNPRCAADGNELLRFHCTSLGCTLGARGSSSLCGSVPGCGVCTIIRHGFQGNNNCSNKAGGALESKGVRTTASSGRAHDSLVQCTDGRKAMLVCRVIAGKVRRVADDTAAAAAVEEESVSAAAAACYDSVAGSAGVYSNLEDLLVFNPRAILPCFVVIYKALDS; the protein is encoded by the exons ATGGCTCTCTTAACTTTCTTACCAGAGCCCTCTTCATCATCAAAGACCAAAAAACAACAAtccaaacacaagaaaaaacAGCAAAAGAGTAATACACCACAGCAACCACCATCTTCATGGGACCAAATCAAGAACCTGTTGACTTGCAAACAGATGGAAGGGTCAAAAGTGCACGACCCATCAAAAAACGGCACCGTTGGGACGTACTCGAAGCTAGGCTCTTCTTGCAGCTCCATATGTAACTTCAAAGACGTGGTTCATGGAAACACTAGGGTTGTTCACAGAGCTGATAACTCGCCCGAGAGTAGCACAGTGGGTCAGGAAACTGGGCTGCTGAGTCGGAAACCAGTTACATCTGGGTCGTCAACTCGGTCTGTATCTGGGTCATCAAGATCCAACGGTGGAGCAACGTACACGTCTTCTTCCAAAGGAATGCAATTTAGGAAGCTTTCTGGGTGTTATGAGTGTCACATGATCGTTGATCCAAGCAG GTACCCAATGCCAAGGTCCACCATGTGTGCTTGTTCTCAGTGTGGGGAAGTGTTTCCAAAGATTGAAAGCTTGGAGCTTCACCAAGCAGTTCGTCATGCTG TATCGGAGCTGGGCCCAGAAGATTCGGGCCGAAACATAGTGGAAATAATCTTCAAATCAAGCTGGCTTAAGAAAGACAACCCCATCTGCAAAATCGAACGGATATTAAAAGTCCACAACACCCAAAAGACGATCCAACGGTTCGAGGACTGTAGAGACGCAGTGAAGAACCGTGCACTCACGAGCACCAGAAAGAACCCCAGGTGCGCAGCCGACGGTAACGAACTCTTACGGTTCCACTGTACGAGCCTGGGCTGCACCCTGGGCGCGCGTGGGTCGTCCAGCCTTTGCGGGTCCGTACCTGGGTGCGGAGTCTGCACCATAATCAGGCACGGGTTCCAAGGCAACAATAATTGTAGTAATAAGGCTGGTGGGGCCTTGGAAAGTAAGGGGGTTCGGACCACTGCGAGTAGTGGTAGGGCCCACGACTCATTGGTTCAGTGTACCGATGGGCGTAAGGCTATGTTGGTGTGTCGTGTGATTGCTGGGAAAGTGAGGCGCGTTGCGGATGATACGGCTGCGGCTGCGGCGGTAGAGGAGGAGAGTGTGTcagctgctgctgctgcctGTTACGACTCCGTAGCCGGCTCCGCTGGGGTCTACTCTAATCTCGAGGACCTTCTTGTTTTTAATCCTAGGGCTATTCTTCCttgttttgttgttatttaCAAGGCTCTGGATTCTTAA